The following are encoded together in the Glycine soja cultivar W05 chromosome 5, ASM419377v2, whole genome shotgun sequence genome:
- the LOC114412446 gene encoding WD40 repeat-containing protein HOS15-like isoform X1 produces the protein MASISSAELNYLVYRYLQESGFTHAAFTFGYEAGINKCSIDGNLVPSGALVTFVQKGLQYFEMEANLSNCDADLEEDFSFLQPLDLITKDVHELRQMISERRKKLQKERKKEFEKEHEGERVRVREKDRREREKEVEKERREREKEVEKDRREREKEVEKDRREREKEVEKDRREKEKEVEKDRREKEKEVEKDRREREKEVVKDRKKIENDKEREQQHGDQTVREMFVDHEDRVPVKLEENGAVGGPEPMDISTTSTSQLCGIPSSDVTILEGHTSEVCACAWSPTGSLLASGSGDSTARIWTIAEGRCKPGSENGPLNVLVLKHVRGKTNEKSKDVTTLDWNGEGTLLATGSYDGQARIWTTNGELKSTLSKHKGPIFSLKWNKKGDYLLTGSCDQTAIVWDVKAEEWKQQFEFHSGPTLDVDWRNNVSFATSSTDNMIHVCKIGETHPIKTFTGHQGEVNCVKWDPTGSLLASCSDDITAKIWSMKQDTYLHDLREHSKEIYTIRWSPTGPGTNNPNHKLVLASASFDSTVKLWDVELGKLIYSLDGHRHPVYSVAFSPNGDYLVSGSLDRSMHIWSLRDGKIVKTYTGNGGIFEVCWNKEGDKIAACFANNTVCVLDFRM, from the exons ATGGCCTCCATCTCCTCCGCTGAACTCAATTACCTCGTTTATCGCTACCTTCAAGAATCAG GTTTCACGCAtgctgcttttacttttggttatgaAGCTGGTATTAACAAATGCTCCATTGATGGAAATTTGGTGCCGTCAGGTGCTCTTGTTACATTTGTTCAGAAGGGTCTACAGTACTTTGAGATGGAAGCCAACTTGAGTAAT TGTGATGCAGACCTGGAAGaagatttttcattcttacaACCTTTGGATCTTATCACGAAAGATGTGCATGAACTTAGGCAAATGATaagtgaaagaagaaaaaaactacagaaggaaagaaagaaggaatTTGAAAAGGAGCATGAAGGTGAACGTGTACGGgtaagagaaaaggatagacgTGAAAGGGAAAAAGAAGTTGAAAAGGAAAGACGTGAAAGGGAGAAAGAAGTTGAAAAAGATAGAcgtgaaagagagaaagaagttgaAAAGGATAGACGTGAAAGGGAGAAAGAAGTTGAAAAGGATAGACGcgaaaaggagaaagaagttgaAAAGGATAGACGcgaaaaggagaaagaagttgaAAAGGATAGAcgtgaaagagagaaagaagttgTAAAGGATAGGAAGAAGATAGAAAATGATAAAGAGCGAGAACAACAGCATGGTGATCAGACTGTCAGAGAAATGTTCGTGGATCATGAAGATAGGGTTCCTGTAAAGCTTGAAGAGAATGGAGCAGTTGGAG GGCCAGAACCAATGGACATCTCTACAACATCAACATCTCAGCTATGTGGAATTCCTAGTTCAGATGTGACAATTTTGGAAGGTCATACTTCAGAG GTGTGTGCTTGTGCATGGAGCCCTACAGGATCTCTTCTTGCATCCGG ATCTGGAGATTCGACAGCTCGTATCTGGACAATAGCAGAAGGGAGATGTAAGCCTGGTTCAGAGAATGGCCCTTTGAATGTGTTGGTGTTGAAGCATGTTAGGggtaaaacaaatgaaaagagTAAAGATGTTACTACACTTGACTGGAAT GGGGAAGGGACACTTCTCGCAACTGGTTCATATGATGGGCAAGCAAGAATTTGGACCACCAATG GTGAACTGAAGAGTACATTAAGCAAACACAAGGGACCAATATTCTCTCTGAAGTGGAATAAGAAAGGAGATTATCTTCTGACTGGAAGTTGTGATCAAACTGCAATTGTGTGGGATGTGAAGGCAGAAGAATGGAaacaacaatttgaatttcattcaG gtccaacacttgatgttgaTTGGCGCAACAATGTGTCTTTTGCCACAAGTTCCACAGACAATATGATACATGTTTGCAAAATTGGAGAAACCCACCCTATAAAAACTTTTACTGGGCACCAG GGTGAAGTTAATTGTGTCAAATGGGATCCCACAGGTTCATTGCTGGCCTCCTGTTCTGATGATATCACAGCAAAG ATATGGAGTATGAAGCAGGATACTTATCTTCATGACTTAAGGGAGCATTCCAAG GAGATATATACCATCAGATGGAGCCCCACTGGTCCTGGTACAAATAACCCTAATCATAAACTGGTGTTGGCTAG TGCTTCATTTGACTCAACTGTAAAGCTATGGGATGTGGAACTTGGGAAACTCATCTACAGCTTGGATGGACACAG GCATCCTGTATATTCTGTTGCTTTCAGTCCCAATGGCGATTATCTAGTTAGTGGGTCTCTTGACAGATCCATGCACATATGGTCATTGAGGGACGGCAAGATTGTCAAAACATACACAGGCAATGGGGGCATTTTTGAGGTCTGCTGGAATAAGGAGGGTGACAAGATTGCTGCATGTTTTGCTAATAATACAGTTTGCGTTTTGGATTTTAGAATGTAA
- the LOC114412446 gene encoding WD40 repeat-containing protein HOS15-like isoform X2 encodes MISERRKKLQKERKKEFEKEHEGERVRVREKDRREREKEVEKERREREKEVEKDRREREKEVEKDRREREKEVEKDRREKEKEVEKDRREKEKEVEKDRREREKEVVKDRKKIENDKEREQQHGDQTVREMFVDHEDRVPVKLEENGAVGGPEPMDISTTSTSQLCGIPSSDVTILEGHTSEVCACAWSPTGSLLASGSGDSTARIWTIAEGRCKPGSENGPLNVLVLKHVRGKTNEKSKDVTTLDWNGEGTLLATGSYDGQARIWTTNGELKSTLSKHKGPIFSLKWNKKGDYLLTGSCDQTAIVWDVKAEEWKQQFEFHSGPTLDVDWRNNVSFATSSTDNMIHVCKIGETHPIKTFTGHQGEVNCVKWDPTGSLLASCSDDITAKIWSMKQDTYLHDLREHSKEIYTIRWSPTGPGTNNPNHKLVLASASFDSTVKLWDVELGKLIYSLDGHRHPVYSVAFSPNGDYLVSGSLDRSMHIWSLRDGKIVKTYTGNGGIFEVCWNKEGDKIAACFANNTVCVLDFRM; translated from the exons ATGATaagtgaaagaagaaaaaaactacagaaggaaagaaagaaggaatTTGAAAAGGAGCATGAAGGTGAACGTGTACGGgtaagagaaaaggatagacgTGAAAGGGAAAAAGAAGTTGAAAAGGAAAGACGTGAAAGGGAGAAAGAAGTTGAAAAAGATAGAcgtgaaagagagaaagaagttgaAAAGGATAGACGTGAAAGGGAGAAAGAAGTTGAAAAGGATAGACGcgaaaaggagaaagaagttgaAAAGGATAGACGcgaaaaggagaaagaagttgaAAAGGATAGAcgtgaaagagagaaagaagttgTAAAGGATAGGAAGAAGATAGAAAATGATAAAGAGCGAGAACAACAGCATGGTGATCAGACTGTCAGAGAAATGTTCGTGGATCATGAAGATAGGGTTCCTGTAAAGCTTGAAGAGAATGGAGCAGTTGGAG GGCCAGAACCAATGGACATCTCTACAACATCAACATCTCAGCTATGTGGAATTCCTAGTTCAGATGTGACAATTTTGGAAGGTCATACTTCAGAG GTGTGTGCTTGTGCATGGAGCCCTACAGGATCTCTTCTTGCATCCGG ATCTGGAGATTCGACAGCTCGTATCTGGACAATAGCAGAAGGGAGATGTAAGCCTGGTTCAGAGAATGGCCCTTTGAATGTGTTGGTGTTGAAGCATGTTAGGggtaaaacaaatgaaaagagTAAAGATGTTACTACACTTGACTGGAAT GGGGAAGGGACACTTCTCGCAACTGGTTCATATGATGGGCAAGCAAGAATTTGGACCACCAATG GTGAACTGAAGAGTACATTAAGCAAACACAAGGGACCAATATTCTCTCTGAAGTGGAATAAGAAAGGAGATTATCTTCTGACTGGAAGTTGTGATCAAACTGCAATTGTGTGGGATGTGAAGGCAGAAGAATGGAaacaacaatttgaatttcattcaG gtccaacacttgatgttgaTTGGCGCAACAATGTGTCTTTTGCCACAAGTTCCACAGACAATATGATACATGTTTGCAAAATTGGAGAAACCCACCCTATAAAAACTTTTACTGGGCACCAG GGTGAAGTTAATTGTGTCAAATGGGATCCCACAGGTTCATTGCTGGCCTCCTGTTCTGATGATATCACAGCAAAG ATATGGAGTATGAAGCAGGATACTTATCTTCATGACTTAAGGGAGCATTCCAAG GAGATATATACCATCAGATGGAGCCCCACTGGTCCTGGTACAAATAACCCTAATCATAAACTGGTGTTGGCTAG TGCTTCATTTGACTCAACTGTAAAGCTATGGGATGTGGAACTTGGGAAACTCATCTACAGCTTGGATGGACACAG GCATCCTGTATATTCTGTTGCTTTCAGTCCCAATGGCGATTATCTAGTTAGTGGGTCTCTTGACAGATCCATGCACATATGGTCATTGAGGGACGGCAAGATTGTCAAAACATACACAGGCAATGGGGGCATTTTTGAGGTCTGCTGGAATAAGGAGGGTGACAAGATTGCTGCATGTTTTGCTAATAATACAGTTTGCGTTTTGGATTTTAGAATGTAA